The following coding sequences are from one Streptomyces venezuelae window:
- a CDS encoding NADH-quinone oxidoreductase subunit A, translating to MNAYAPILVLGALGAGFAIFSVVMATLIGPKRYNRAKLEAYECGIEPTPTPAGGGRFPIKYYLTAMLFIVFDIEIVFLYPWAVTFDALGIFGLVEMLLFVLTVFVAYAYVWRRGGLEWD from the coding sequence GTGAACGCCTATGCGCCCATCCTCGTGCTGGGAGCCCTCGGGGCAGGCTTTGCGATCTTCTCCGTGGTCATGGCCACGCTTATCGGTCCAAAGCGGTACAACCGCGCGAAGCTAGAGGCCTATGAGTGCGGCATCGAGCCGACGCCGACGCCGGCAGGCGGCGGACGATTCCCCATCAAGTACTACCTGACGGCGATGCTCTTCATCGTCTTCGACATCGAGATCGTCTTCCTCTATCCCTGGGCCGTCACCTTCGACGCGCTGGGGATCTTCGGGCTCGTGGAGATGCTGCTCTTCGTGCTCACCGTCTTCGTTGCGTACGCGTACGTATGGCGGCGCGGCGGCCTGGAATGGGACTAA
- a CDS encoding NuoB/complex I 20 kDa subunit family protein — protein MGIEEKLPSGFLLTTVEQAAGWMRKSSVFPATFGLACCAIEMMTTGAGRYDMARFGMEVFRGSPRQADLMIVAGRVSQKMAPVLRQVYDQMPNPKWVISMGVCASSGGMFNNYAIVQGVDHVVPVDIYLPGCPPRPEMLLDAILKLHEKIQNTKLGVNAEEAAREAEEAALKALPTIEMKGLLR, from the coding sequence ATGGGAATCGAAGAGAAGCTGCCGAGCGGGTTTCTGCTGACCACCGTCGAGCAGGCCGCGGGCTGGATGCGGAAGTCGTCCGTCTTCCCCGCCACGTTCGGCCTCGCCTGCTGCGCCATCGAGATGATGACGACCGGTGCCGGGCGCTATGACATGGCGCGCTTCGGCATGGAGGTGTTCCGCGGCTCACCGCGCCAGGCCGACCTGATGATCGTGGCGGGCCGGGTGAGCCAGAAGATGGCGCCGGTGCTCCGCCAGGTCTACGACCAGATGCCCAACCCCAAGTGGGTCATCTCCATGGGTGTTTGCGCGTCATCGGGTGGAATGTTCAACAATTACGCCATTGTGCAGGGTGTCGACCATGTTGTCCCGGTCGACATCTATTTGCCCGGCTGCCCACCGCGCCCCGAGATGCTGTTGGACGCGATCCTCAAGCTCCACGAGAAGATCCAGAACACCAAGCTCGGCGTGAACGCGGAAGAAGCCGCCCGTGAGGCGGAGGAGGCGGCCCTCAAGGCGCTCCCCACCATCGAGATGAAGGGGCTGCTGCGGTGA
- a CDS encoding NADH-quinone oxidoreductase subunit C, which yields MSDAHDEHLNGNGVPAPRDEAGEVIGVRKGMFGANNGGDTSGYGGLVRTITLPGASSRPYGGWFDEVADELEGALEEQGLVPENAIEKTVVDRGELTFHIEREHLVRVARTLRDDPALRFELCTGVSGVHLPGDKGRELHAVYHLRSITHNRLIRLEVGVPEADPHVPSLVAVYPTNDWHEREAYDFFGLIFDGHPALTRIMMPDDWQGFPQRKDYPLGGIPVEYKGAQIPAPDQRRSYS from the coding sequence GTGAGCGACGCGCACGACGAGCACCTGAACGGCAACGGCGTCCCCGCGCCGCGCGACGAGGCCGGCGAGGTCATCGGCGTACGCAAGGGCATGTTCGGCGCCAACAACGGCGGCGACACCTCCGGCTACGGCGGGCTCGTACGGACCATCACCCTGCCCGGCGCCTCCTCGCGGCCTTACGGAGGCTGGTTCGACGAAGTCGCGGACGAACTGGAAGGCGCCCTCGAAGAGCAGGGCCTCGTCCCGGAGAACGCGATCGAGAAGACGGTCGTCGACCGCGGCGAGCTCACCTTCCACATCGAACGCGAGCACCTCGTCCGCGTGGCAAGGACCCTGCGCGACGACCCGGCGCTGCGCTTCGAGCTCTGCACGGGCGTCAGCGGGGTGCACCTCCCCGGCGACAAGGGCCGCGAGCTGCACGCCGTCTACCACCTGCGCTCGATCACCCACAACCGGCTGATCCGGCTCGAAGTCGGCGTCCCCGAGGCCGATCCGCACGTGCCCTCACTGGTCGCGGTCTACCCGACCAACGACTGGCACGAGCGCGAGGCGTACGACTTCTTCGGCCTGATCTTCGACGGCCACCCGGCGCTCACGCGGATCATGATGCCGGACGACTGGCAGGGCTTCCCGCAGCGCAAGGACTACCCCCTCGGCGGCATCCCCGTCGAATACAAGGGCGCCCAGATCCCGGCTCCGGACCAGCGGAGGTCGTACAGCTGA
- a CDS encoding NADH-quinone oxidoreductase subunit D: protein MSATQGTSHASPRETTEGTVYTVTGGDWDEVVQSAAKADDERIIVNMGPQHPSTHGVLRLILEIEGETVSEARCGIGYLHTGIEKNLEYRTWTQGTTFVTRMDYLTPFFNETAYCLGVEKLLGIEDQIPDRASVIRVLLMELNRLSSHLVCIATGGMELGATTIMIYGFRDRELVLDVFELITGLRMNHAYVRPGGLAQDLPPGTVDQLREFVKTMKKNIPEYDKLATGNPIFKARMQDVGYLDLTGCMALGATGPVLRSAGLPHDLRKSQPYCGYENYEFDVPTADTCDSYGRFLIRLEEMRQSLRIIEQCIDRLAPGPVMVEDKKIAWPAQLALGPDGLGNSLDHIKKIMGTSMESLIHHFKLVTEGFRVPPGQTYTAVESPKGELGVHIVSDGGTRPYRVHFRDPSFTNLQAMAAMCEGGQVADVIVAVASIDPVMGGVDR from the coding sequence ATGTCTGCCACTCAGGGAACTTCCCACGCTTCCCCCCGCGAGACGACCGAGGGGACCGTATATACGGTCACCGGCGGCGACTGGGACGAGGTCGTCCAGTCGGCGGCCAAGGCCGACGACGAGCGCATCATCGTCAACATGGGCCCCCAGCACCCGTCCACGCACGGCGTGCTCCGCCTCATCCTGGAGATCGAGGGCGAGACCGTCTCCGAAGCCCGTTGCGGCATCGGATACCTCCACACCGGCATCGAGAAGAACCTCGAATACCGCACGTGGACGCAGGGCACGACGTTCGTCACGCGCATGGACTACCTGACGCCGTTCTTCAACGAGACGGCGTACTGCCTCGGGGTCGAGAAGCTCCTCGGCATCGAGGACCAGATCCCGGACCGCGCCTCGGTCATCCGCGTGCTCCTCATGGAGCTCAACCGCCTCTCCTCGCACCTGGTGTGCATCGCCACCGGCGGCATGGAGCTCGGCGCCACAACGATCATGATCTACGGCTTCCGGGATCGTGAACTCGTTCTCGATGTCTTCGAACTCATCACGGGCCTGCGCATGAACCACGCGTACGTCCGTCCCGGCGGACTCGCCCAGGACCTGCCCCCCGGCACGGTCGACCAGCTCCGCGAGTTCGTGAAGACCATGAAGAAGAACATCCCGGAGTACGACAAGCTCGCCACCGGGAACCCCATCTTCAAGGCCCGCATGCAGGACGTCGGCTACCTCGACCTCACCGGCTGCATGGCCCTCGGCGCCACGGGCCCGGTCCTGCGCTCGGCGGGACTCCCGCACGACCTGCGCAAGTCCCAGCCCTACTGCGGCTACGAGAACTACGAGTTCGATGTCCCGACCGCCGACACCTGCGACTCCTACGGGCGCTTCCTGATCCGCCTGGAAGAGATGCGGCAGTCACTGCGCATCATCGAGCAGTGCATCGACCGGCTCGCCCCCGGGCCGGTCATGGTCGAGGACAAGAAGATCGCCTGGCCCGCCCAACTGGCCCTCGGGCCCGACGGACTCGGCAACTCGCTCGACCACATCAAGAAGATCATGGGCACCTCCATGGAGTCCCTCATCCACCACTTCAAGCTGGTGACCGAGGGCTTCCGGGTCCCGCCCGGCCAGACGTACACGGCGGTCGAGTCGCCCAAGGGTGAACTCGGCGTGCACATCGTCTCCGACGGCGGCACCCGCCCCTACCGGGTCCACTTCCGCGACCCGTCCTTCACCAACCTGCAGGCCATGGCGGCCATGTGCGAAGGCGGCCAGGTCGCCGACGTCATCGTCGCCGTCGCGTCCATCGACCCCGTGATGGGAGGCGTCGACCGGTGA
- the nuoE gene encoding NADH-quinone oxidoreductase subunit NuoE, which produces MTTTPSEQGTGVSLGMPQLPAPDYPADVRARLEVDAKEVIARYPGSRSALLPLLHLVQSEEGHVTRTGMRFCAEMLGLTTAEVTAVATFYTMYRRKPSGDYQVGVCTNTLCAVMGGDAIFDELKQHLGVGNDETTEDGKITLEHIECNAACDFAPVVMVNWEFFDNQTPESAKQLVDDLRAGVPVEPTRGAPLCTYKETARILAGFPDQRPGAVEASGGAGPASLIGLRLAKGEEPQPRVVHPRAGGPQDEAPAEHLSSHDAPQETSASDPAHPAGPAAEEGE; this is translated from the coding sequence GTGACCACCACTCCTTCGGAACAGGGCACGGGCGTCAGCCTGGGCATGCCCCAACTCCCCGCCCCCGACTACCCGGCCGACGTGCGGGCCCGCCTGGAGGTGGACGCCAAGGAGGTCATCGCCCGCTACCCCGGGTCCCGGTCCGCCCTCCTCCCGCTGCTGCACCTGGTGCAGTCGGAGGAAGGCCACGTCACCCGCACGGGCATGCGGTTCTGTGCCGAGATGCTGGGCCTGACCACCGCCGAGGTCACGGCCGTGGCGACCTTCTACACCATGTACCGGCGCAAGCCGTCCGGTGACTACCAGGTCGGTGTCTGCACCAACACGCTGTGCGCCGTCATGGGCGGCGACGCGATCTTCGACGAACTCAAGCAGCACCTCGGCGTCGGCAACGACGAGACGACCGAGGACGGCAAGATCACTCTTGAGCACATCGAGTGCAACGCCGCCTGCGACTTCGCCCCGGTGGTGATGGTCAACTGGGAGTTCTTCGACAACCAGACCCCCGAGTCCGCGAAGCAGCTCGTCGACGACCTGCGCGCGGGCGTACCGGTCGAGCCCACGCGCGGGGCGCCGCTCTGCACGTACAAGGAGACCGCCCGGATCCTGGCGGGCTTCCCCGACCAGCGCCCCGGTGCCGTCGAGGCGAGCGGCGGGGCCGGCCCCGCCTCACTCATCGGACTCCGTCTGGCCAAGGGCGAGGAGCCGCAGCCGCGCGTGGTCCACCCCCGCGCGGGAGGCCCCCAGGACGAGGCCCCCGCCGAGCACCTCAGCTCGCACGACGCACCGCAGGAGACCTCGGCGTCCGACCCGGCGCACCCGGCAGGGCCCGCCGCCGAGGAGGGGGAGTGA